A single Drosophila ananassae strain 14024-0371.13 chromosome 3L, ASM1763931v2, whole genome shotgun sequence DNA region contains:
- the LOC6494940 gene encoding uncharacterized protein LOC6494940 isoform X4, which translates to MEQLFQSYRDDERRIGEEYLSSLQDLNCNSKPLINMLTMLADENINYAHVIVRVVEYYISQVAPEFKLPILYLIDSIVKNVKSSYVQLFGQCIVKIFLHAFESVQHSQSQVLEKVRERMYALRQTWNEVFPPSKMYALDVQVKRLDNNWPITAKQPTTSKIHVNPAIHVNPDFLKTGMVPVMPVNSSTLPSDMEEILQAKTRELLELKKRKLELELEQTKKHLEEQERQLNQATDAMVGAPMAMPAPNSTAAVRPTIMDPSLMGAIRHPRPPAPVGNAGPMIANLPVGQQQFANKPKVNPVNPALLNSVRQRDPRLARQMQSQALPPTSTRSDPRLESKSASSQKSSRSRSKSPVRNSGSSSSRSGKSSSSHHSSSSSRKRSESKSSTASSSSSGSEVRHKGGSGSSSSSQSPVKRSSKQSSKDHGDRYARNGSPSGSSKRKSSSPSSSPSKPKRSSSSKSSSSSRGKSSSVRSRSRSPVFMEMDLHSKSPERKAAAPTSIPQTVSSSSSSSATAAAKAPNDLEKPSLLNVATSTTATAATTTSSLVRPSSPSLSASSVSSQGNVSDALQQSISKLMKVQGVTGVGEKRPADPMHPEVDLEEKPPQQKRSKSAKLDALFGSEDVDLRREILVGKPSPSGVIVVEDDSMDNCDPLTKASLPSKQPTLQEIRAKLAKSARLENKASKSDKSKDQAGIPRHKQLAELRTNEDSQEAHVEKVRTILSQAHEMLENHSMNQEQYKDLVQKVVAINENSKVKDSRRRDDDPDLERNAARDAVLRKRIPKLKGNENHSSGSPRSDGSPRYDDPSATTAEKSVNKRDKSKRENKRRKPSKWGEQVDPAAAQRAAWQLANANNNNNNNNNNNNKRPGFRGMPWQQPPAIVMPQTAVPPPPQPPSMMGLPPVPPVTMAKAINSLDNPMADVVRSITIDGGSKEIRFYNQVAIIFMDGDEPHEIGFQHGQRVILIDNNEPLPLCFNDDYKPFQLDGQLHRIRFGFPSRELYIDDHWYEIYFGGPPVSVPIGNKIHVLKAEGPPPNVDIGRARRDLVVGKINMIVDAHTIVPLFLDARQQTFQLGAEQHSLQFVDAFQYALLDGQLQKIEYGGLPKGMKLNGGRSCFIRFGTLPKGVVGGKTHVADMVYIKTEAPAEPPQPPPVIVKQPPVVEQPAVVPAVAPNVSLPAAAAALGSLNINELFQKLVSSGIIGGAAPVAGGTATPPTSAPKEANVPPPVSSEAPAPAATPLPTPSAPPTEPIKRINLHKPETIKTRQSAVIATLYLGMQCSSCGVRFPPEQTIKYSQHLDWHFRQNRRERDSTRKATSRKWYYDLNDWRQYEEIEDVEEREKNFLEAQGQPGGPDAIDELSQQRSLDSPMPTCAAGSDDVDRSCDMCHEKFEQFYNEELEEWHLRSAIRVEDKIYHPLCYEDYKASLNPPAEEKINGDVNMNNTDDNAMDTLIKVEEIDDDDDEPTKPSQSMLDDDDDDVIVLPNEEPSVTEIVDDDDDDEYVPGNVTRAEMGNESQDKTESNSADKESEKQAEDSEKQSQCESDVANESDVEIQEPNIPFTDLDTYVEKEIDEATRAAMLNVKIKEEPKDDYEDDEDDGFEDVGTVVPLLPLPDDEISIHSSETQTQTIASSASPTTIERPASVLSLSLPANEADDLEPAETTGASVAETELNGEQAQESTHNLSAAGPALPLASIVNKIKINITKNTSSNSHNSASNATAMPSSSSATTDSQVSAISVIGGAGAGAATGVSGSGDASQQVNAIQTISTIPVLCGGNTFVPKIATSTPANVISSISVIGSSYGSGSNTSNNGSNSRTNSSVTSTVAGTIPAEAEKSAPTPPPASVEPDPEPVVELKPALRNVTLKRTKKVQNGIETSGLCSIM; encoded by the exons ATGGAGCAACTATTTCAGAGCTATCGTGATGATGAGCGCCGAATCGGCGAGGAGTATCTATCCAGCCTGCAGGACctcaactgcaacagcaagcCCCTCATCAATATGCTCACAATGCTCGCCGATGAGAACATCAACTATGCCCATGTCATAGTGAGAGTGGTGGAATATTATATCAGCCAG GTGGCGCCCGAATTTAAATTGCCCATACTATATTTAATTGATTCGATAGTAAAGAATGTGAAAAGCAGCTACGTCCAATTATTTGGGCAATGCATAGTCAAAATATTCCTGCACGCCTTCGAGTCG GTGCAACACTCTCAGTCCCAAGTACTCGAGAAGGTACGCGAAAGAATGTATGCTCTGCGCCAGACCTGGAACGAGGTCTTTCCCCCATCTAAAATGTATGCCCTGGACGTTCAGGTGAAGCGTCTGGATAATAATTGGCCCATTACCGCCAAACAGCCAACCACCAGCAAGATTCACGTCAATCCGGCGATTCACGTAAATCCCGACTTTCTTAAAACT GGAATGGTTCCTGTAATGCCCGTCAACTCCtccacactgcccagcgacaTGGAGGAAATTCTCCAGGCCAAAACCCGGGAGCTACTTGAGCTCAAGAAGCGTAAACTTGAGCTCGAGTTGGAGCAAACAAAGAAACATTTGGAGGAGCAGGAGCGACAGCTCAACCAGGCCACGGACGCTATGGTGGGAGCGCCTATGGCGATGCCAGCTCCAAATTCTACAGCTGCCGTTCGTCCAACCATTATGGACCCATCCCTGATGGGAGCCATTCGCCATCCACGACCCCCGGCACCAGTGGGCAATGCAGGGCCCATGATTGCAAACTTGCCAGTTGGCCAGCAG CAGTTTGCAAACAAGCCGAAGGTTAATCCCGTCAATCCGGCTCTACTGAACTCTGTGCGGCAGCGAGATCCTCGTCTTGCCCGGCAGATGCAATCGCAGGCACTGCCGCCGACTTCAACTCGAAGTGATCCACGCCTCGAAAGCAAGTCGGCCAGCTCGCAAAAATCTAGTCGTTCGCGCAGCAAATCACCTGTGCGCAatagtggcagcagcagcagccgctcAGGCAAGAGTAGCAGCTCGCATCACAGCAGTTCCTCGAGCCGCAAGCGCAGCGAGTCGAAGAGCTCCACAGCCTCCTCGTCATCGTCGGGATCTGAAGTACGGCACAAGGGCGGCAGtggtagcagcagcagctcccaGTCACCGGTTAAACGGTCTAGCAAGCAGTCGTCCAAGGACCACGGGGATCGTTACGCTCGCAACGGTTCACCATCGGGATCATCGAAGCGAAAGAGTTCCTCACCAAGCAGCTCGCCATCCAAGCCCAAACGCAGTTCATCTAGCAAATCGTCCTCTTCATCCAGAGGAAAGTCATCGTCCGTTCGATCACGGAGTCGTTCACCGGTATTCATGGAGATGGATTTGCACAGCAAGTCGCCGGAGAGAAAGGCAGCAGCACCCACATCTATCCCCCAAACGGTCagctcatcatcatcatcgtcagcGACAGCTGCTGCTAAAGCACCAAATGATTTAGAGAAAC CATCACTGCTAAATGTCGCCACATCTACAACAGCCACAGCTGCCACCACCACCTCAAGTCTAGTCAGACCATCATCGCCCAGTCTATCGGCGTCGTCAGTTTCCTCGCAGGGTAATGTATCCGATGCTCTGCAGCAGTCCATCTCCAAGCTAATGAAGGTACAGGGCGTAACTGGTGTCGGCGAGAAGCGACCGGCCGATCCCATGCATCCGGAAGTCGATCTTGAGGAGAAGCCACCGCAACAGAAACGCAGCAAGTCAGCCAAACTGGACGC ATTATTTGGAAGCGAGGATGTGGATTTGCGTCGCGAGATTCTTGTTGGAAAGCCAAGTCCCTCAGGAGTTATTGTGGTGGAAGACGACTCCATGGATAACTGCGAT CCATTAACCAAAGCAAGCCTGCCTTCAAAGCAGCCAACACTGCAGGAAATTCGCGCCAAGTTGGCCAAATCAGCTCGTCTGGAGAACAAGGCAAGCAAGTCTG ACAAGAGTAAGGATCAGGCAGGTATACCGCGCCACAAGCAGCTGGCCGAGCTAAGGACCAATGAAGACTCCCAGGAGGCACATGTCGAGAAGGTGCGCACAATTCTCAGTCAAGCGCACGAGATGCTCGAAAACCACAGCATGAACCAGGAGCAGTACAAGGATCTTGTGCAGAAGGTGGTGGCCATCAATGAGAACAGCAAGGTGAAAGACTCCCGCCGGCGTGACGATGATCCAGATCTGGAGCGAAATGCGGCCAGGGATGCCGTGCTTCGTAAACGTATTCCCAAACTGAAGGGCAACGAAAACCATTCCTCAGGATCTCCCCGAAGCGATGGCTCGCCCAGATACGATGATCCGTCAGCCACCACTGCTGAGAAATCTGTGAATAAGCGGGACAAGTCCAAGAGGGAGAACAAGCGTCGAAAGCCCAGCAAATGGGGCGAGCAGGTGGATCCAGCGGCGGCCCAACGAGCTGCCTGGCAGTTGGCCAatgccaacaacaataacaacaacaacaacaataataataacaaacgCCCCGGCTTCCGAGGCATGCCATGGCAACAACCTCCGGCAATCGTGATGCCACAGACGGCAGTGCCACCACCTCCACAGCCGCCTTCGATGATGGGTCTGCCGCCCGTGCCTCCAGTTACCATGGCGAAGGCCATTAACTCACTGGACAATCCAATGGCTGATGTGGTTCGCAGCATTACCATTGACGGCGGTTCCAAGGAGATTCGATTCTACAACCAAGTGGCCATCATCTTCATGGACGGCGACGAGCCGCATGAAATTGGCTTCCAGCATGGCCAGCGAGTCATCCTCATCGACAACAATGAACCACTGCCTCTTTGTTTTAACGATGACTATAAGCCGTTCCAGCTTGACGGGCAGTTGCATCGCATCCGCTTTGGTTTTCCCTCACGCGAACTGTACATCGACGATCATTGGTATGAGATCTACTTTGGTGGACCGCCAGTCTCGGTGCCTATTGGGAATAAGATTCATGTACTGAAGGCGGAGGGTCCTCCACCAAATGTGGACATTGGTCGGGCACGGCGAGATCTGGTCGTTGGCAAGATCAACATGATTGTGGATGCACATACCATTGTGCCTCTCTTCTTGGACGCCAGGCAACAAACGTTCCAACTGGGAGCCGAACAGCATTCGCTTCAGTTTGTGGACGCCTTCCAGTACGCTCTTTTGGATGGTCAGCTGCAGAAAATCGAGTACGGTGGCCTTCCAAAGGGAATGAAGCTGAACGGTGGCCGCAGTTGCTTCATAAGATTCGGCACTTTGCCCAAAGGTGTTGTTGGTGGCAAGACGCACGTGGCGGATATGGTTTACATTAAGACAGAGGCTCCTGCCGAGCCACCGCAACCTCCGCCGGTGATTGTTAAGCAACCTCCGGTAGTGGAGCAGCCGGCAGTGGTGCCTGCTGTAGCACCGAATGTATCTCTgccagctgcagcagcagccttGGGCAGTCTCAATATCAATGAGCTGTTCCAAAAGCTAGTTTCCTCGGGAATAATTGGTGGAGCTGCACCTGTTGCTGGCGGAACAGCCACCCCGCCTACATCAGCCCCAAAGGAAGCCAATGTTCCTCCACCAGTGTCTTCAGAAGCTCCAGCTCCGGCTGCTACGCCTCTTCCCACGCCATCTGCTCCGCCCACAGAACCCATTAAACGGATTAACCTCCACAAGCCGGAGACTATTAAGACTCGTCAGTCGGCGGTGATAGCTACTCTCTATCTCGGCATGCAATGCAGTAGCTGCGGAGTGCGGTTTCCGCCTGAACAGACGATTAAATACAGCCAGCATCTGGATTGGCACTTCCGGCAGAACCGCAGGGAACGCGACTCTACCCGAAAGGCCACATCGAGGAAATGGTACTATGATCTCAACGATTGGAGGCAGTATGAGGAAATTGAGGATGTTGAGGAGCGTGAGAAGAACTTCCTGGAGGCGCAAGGTCAACCCGGGGGACCGGATGCAATCGATGAACTCTCCCAGCAGCGATCCCTGGACTCACCGATGCCAACGTGTGCAGCCGGATCGGATGATGTGGATCGCAGTTGCGACATGTGTCACGAGAAGTTCGAGCAGTTCTACAACGAAGAGCTGGAGGAGTGGCATCTCCGTAGCGCCATCCGGGTGGAGGATAAGATCTATCACCCATTGTGCTATGAAGATTATAAAGCCTCCTTGAATCCTCCGGCTGAGGAAAAGATAAATGGGGATGTGAACATGAACAACACTGACGACAATGCCATGGATACGCTTATCAAGGTGGAGGAAATCGATGACGACGATGATG aacCCACCAAGCCATCCCAATCCATGttggatgatgatgatgatgacgtcATTGTTTTACCAAACGAAGAGCCCAGCGTCACAGAAATCGTcgacgacgatgatgatgacgagTACGTCCCTGGCAATGTGACAAGAGCGGAAATGGGAAATGAGTCCCAGGACAAGACAGAGTCCAATTCCGCGGATAAGGAATCGGAGAAGCAGGCAGAAGACTCCGAAAAGCAATCACAATGCGAGTCTGATGTAGCCAACGAATCAGATGTAGAGATCCAGGAGCCCAACATTCCCTTCACCGATTTGGACACGTATGTGGAGAAGGAGATCGACGAAGCCACCAGGGCAGCGATGCTCAACGTAAAGATTAAGGAGGAGCCCAAGGACGATTACGAGGATGACGAGGACGACGGCTTTGAGGATGTTGGCACGGTGGTTCCACTTTTGCCTCTTCCCGACGATGAGATCTCCATACACAGCAGCG AAACACAAACGCAGACCATCGCCTCGTCGGCCTCGCCGACCACAATCGAGAGACCGGCATCAGTGCTATCCCTGTCATTACCCGCCAACGAGGCGGACGACCTGGAGCCGGCAGAGACGACAGGTGCCTCGGTCGCCGAGACAGAACTGAACGGAGAGCAGGCGCAGGAGTCCACACACAACCTGAGCGCAGCGGGTCCGGCGTTACCTTTGGCTAGCATagttaataaaataaagataaatatCACTAAGAATACAAGTAGTAATAGTCATAATAGTGCCTCCAACGCCACCGCCATGCCATCTTCATCGTCGGCGACGACGGACTCGCAAGTATCAGCAATCAGCGTCATCGggggagctggagctggagctgcaaCAGGTGTATCCGGATCCGGAGATGCCTCGCAGCAGGTTAACGCCATTCAAACTATTTCAACCATTCCAGTCCTTTGCGGCGGAAACACGTTCGTGCCGAAGATTGCTACCAGCACTCCGGCCAACGTCATCAGCTCGATTTCTGTGATTGGCAGTAGTTAcggcagtggcagcaacaccagcaacaacgGAAGCAACAGTCGGACTAACAGTTCCGTGACTTCAACGGTTGCTGGCACAATTCCTGCAGAAGCGGAGAAGTCAGCGCCCACACCACCACCGGCTTCTGTGGAGCCAGATCCTGAGCCGGTGGTGGAACTGAAACCGGCGCTTCGAAATGTGACGCTCAAGCGGACGAAAAAGGTTCAGAACGGCATTGAGACGTCCGGCCTGTGTTCGATTATGTAA